From Trichoplusia ni isolate ovarian cell line Hi5 chromosome 22, tn1, whole genome shotgun sequence, a single genomic window includes:
- the LOC113504523 gene encoding cytoplasmic tRNA 2-thiolation protein 1 — MPVPCRRDCGKNAVLKRPKTGDALCKECFFWAFETEIHYTITKAELFNKGDSVAIGASGGKDSTVLAYVLKTLNQRYNYGLNLLLLSIDEGITGYRDDSLETVKQNRDDYEMPLKILSYKDLYGWTMDEIVAQIGRKNNCTFCGVFRRQALDRGAAMLDVKCIATGHNADDIAETVLMNVLRGDIARLKRCTAISTGSEGTIPRVKPLKYTYEKEIVMYAHYKKLVYFSTECVFAPNAYRGHARALLKDMEKIRPSCIMDIIYSGETMSVKEQVSLPTQRICSRCKFVSSQEVCKACVLLEGLNKGLPKLGIGKSSKAKRMLEEYNSKQTQNESNKLEEAVKDLKDVSNVATDKSKGLCRNKKNTNKENDNVDNKCNKNNCCGGTCKSNAKNIDPAVSNKKLNMLLEQYGLDEQNTEDLSNTEKANGSHIEGENSDNEEPTVNGDDEDDTCSSSCGRLGSLQIGF; from the exons ATGCCTGTACCGTGCAGGAGAGACTGCGGTAAAAATGCAGTTCTGAAG cgtCCTAAAACAGGTGACGCTCTTTGCAAGGAATGCTTTTTCTGGGCTTTCGAAACAGAAATCCACTATACCATTACAAAGGCAgagttatttaataaaggtGACTCAGTTGCAATTGGTGCATCAGGTGGTAAAGATTCCACTGTATTGGCTTATGTACTAAAAACATTAAACCAACGATACAATTATGGATTGAACCTGCTACTGCTCTCAATAGATGAAGGTATCACAGGATACAGAGATGATAGTCTTGAGACTGTTAAACAGAATCGGGATGACTATGAAATGCCtttgaaaatattgtcataCAAAGATTTGTATGGCTGGACTATGGATGAAATCGTGGCGCAGATTGGAAGAAAGAACAACTGCACTTTTTGTGGGGTGTTCAGAAGGCAGGCTCTTGACAGAGGGGCGGCCATGCTAGATGTGAAATGCATAGCAACAGGGCACAATGCTGATGACATTGCTGAGACAGTTCTAATGAATGTGCTGAGGGGAGATATTGCTCGCTTGAAGAGGTGCACAGCTATTTCTACT GGTAGTGAAGGCACAATTCCAAGAGTAAAACCTCTAAAGTACACTTATGAGAAGGAGATTGTAATGTATGCTCATTACAAGAAGCTGGTCTACTTCTCCACAGAGTGTGTGTTTGCTCCCAACGCATATAGAGGTCATGCTCGGGCCTTGCTGAAGGATATGGAGAAGATCAGGCCTTCTTGTATTATGGACATTATCTATTCAG GTGAAACAATGTCAGTAAAGGAACAAGTATCCTTACCTACTCAGAGGATATGCAGCAGGTGCAAGTTTGTATCATCTCAGGAGGTCTGCAAGGCATGCGTCCTTCTGGAAGGACTCAACAAAGGACTGCCCAAGCTCGGCATTGGGAAGAGCTCGAAAGCAAAGAGAATGCTCGAAGAATACAATTCTAAACAAACACAGAATGAAAGCAATAAGTTAGAGGAAGCTGTGAAAGATCTAAAGGATGTTAGTAATGTTGCAACAGATAAAAGTAAAGGCTTATGTAGGAATAAGAAGAAtactaataaagaaaatgataatgTTGATAataagtgcaataaaaataactgttgtGGAGGAACATGTAAGAGTAATGCTAAAAATATCGATCCAGCTGTGAGCAATAAGAAATTAAACATGCTACTTGAACAATACGGTTTGGATGAACAAAACACAGAGGATCTTTCAAATACAGAAAAAGCAAATGGGTCTCATATAGAAGGTGAGAACTCAGATAATGAGGAACCAACAGTTAATGGCGACGACGAAGATGACACCTGTTCCAGCTCATGTGGCAGACTGGGCTCACTACAAATAGGTTTCTGA
- the LOC113504521 gene encoding protein melted isoform X2: MHELLKHVLTERDLTRAGDIFAIPDADIVDDLNEVLKQITEISSRPDYCRNDRDQALIEICVTRVTSCIKETSTLEKYCEALVALLESCLHHNLMPLGHLRDDDPPHAKIASDIIACIVLVSFPLQSEKENYGNKRVMELFLPVAVQFLHKGNREISRHMARYLSLAAGHHAVLLKPHVQTIMDSIMSGNYPLCRILNNLYEVSPEPLEGHVPALVSLLPHAEPVEKSSLFALLEHIAARKPDALRTCLPQLLSYLCPNTARQNDPSCMCVDILQERAQEALNFVLERLSTAERGQQAALLRDATSLCSAYPALFTDKLLTAVRANTSNRPKSGSSQSEVNRTSTGVTIVRLGGGPTPVVPTSTTTTGSSSGSNAAVATVANTVSTAVGGASQTSGGATPAVGGYARRAKLGDSRSTGRLHPGPAPHRSMTRLNVAGGSVGGLHKSMTRLSSSQQINAPQNGTTNTVSNSKPSSSSSGVVGKSSGAITVTSISPPRVLRPTPRSHHHHNIIIGTPATGGQTIISGPGLQAQSISVNPLTSGKSSDGLPPLSSGVSIQQGGVSVVTPAACSGPVTVTSRRANNTSVTMINTNNNNSNNTSSNHRISVFEPYPMRDTVQHFCEKHLDKIKAYMDNVSLRLPPPAKCTIEERRSKKQARLQFVCGRRGPHCLYARAAFSLRTRLARVWIHLMFLALQARHAAALSSRDPTVASLKHCWDILKCENKTFLTLVTGAFPGIKEQEMLLNELRSAGFFDVFEVVARRTDGAALPPTQATWGCFLCTHPERALGFLAADGAPVIEGQLKEKKGRWRLFRRWRTRYFTLSGAHLSCKGSSGGESIDINQIRSVKVSRGARNIPKAFEIFTGDQTLILKPKDGKNAEEWVQCLSIAVAHSQARDAPAKANSLPARGLTLKSF; encoded by the exons ATGCACGAGCTACTGAAGCATGTGCTGACGGAGCGGGACCTCACCCGCGCCGGCGATATCTTCGCGATCCCTGACGCCGACATCGTCGATGATCTGAATGAAGTT TTGAAGCAGATAACAGAGATTTCATCACGGCCAGATTACTGTCGGAACGACCGAGACCAGGCTCTGATAGAGATATGTGTTACGAGGGTCACGTCATGTATAAAGGAGACCAGTACACTGGAAAAGTACTGCGAGGCCCTTGTGGCCCTGCTGGAGTCCTGCTTACACCACAACCTGATGCCACTCGGCCACCTCCGAGATGATGATCCACCTCATGCTAAGATCGCTTCAGACATCATAGCATGCATTGTTTTG GTATCATTTCCCCTGCAATCGGAGAAGGAGAACTACGGCAACAAGCGCGTGATGGAGCTGTTCCTGCCGGTGGCGGTGCAGTTCCTACACAAGGGCAACCGTGAGATCTCCCGCCACATGGCGCGGTACCTCTCCCTGGCCGCCGGACACCACGCCGTGCTCCTCAAGCCTCATGTGCAGACCATCATGGACTCCATCATGTCTG GTAACTATCCCCTGTGTCGTATCCTGAACAACCTGTACGAGGTGTCCCCTGAGCCGCTGGAGGGTCACGTCCCAGCGCTGGTGTCGCTGCTGCCGCACGCCGAGCCCGTGGAGAAGAGCTCTCTGTTCGCGCTGCTCGAGCACATCGCCGCGCGCAAGCCCGACGCCCTGCGGACCTGCCTGCCGCAGCTGCTGTCCTACCTGTGCCCCAACACTGCGCGACAGAACGATCCCAGCTGCATGTGTGTGGATATACTGCAG GAGCGTGCTCAGGAAGCCTTAAACTTTGTGTTGGAGCGGTTGTCGACAGCGGAACGCGGTCAGCAGGCGGCTTTACTACGGGACGCCACGTCGCTGTGCAGCGCTTACCCAGCACTTTTTACAGACAAACTTCTTACGGCCGTAAGGGCTAACACCAG CAACCGTCCAAAATCCGGTTCAAGTCAGAGCGAAGTAAACCGTACTTCAACTGGAGTAACCATTGTCCGCTTGGGTGGTGGTCCGACCCCGGTAGTGCCCACGAGTACTACGACTACAGGAAGTAGCAGTGGGAGCAATGCAGCTGTAGCGACTGTAGCCAACACAGTGTCTACGGCAGTGGGCGGGGCTTCACAGACTTCGGGTGGGGCTACGCCGGCCGTAGGCGGTTACGCTCGGCGCGCTAAGCTTGGTGACTCCCGTAGCACGGGCCGACTACATCCTGGTCCAGCGCCGCACCGCAGTATGACCAGACTCAACGTGGCAG GTGGTTCAGTGGGCGGTCTCCACAAGAGTATGACGCGACTGTCGTCGTCACAGCAGATCAACGCGCCTCAGAATGGGACTACTAATACAG TATCAAACAGCAAACCATCGTCGTCGTCCAGCGGTGTGGTGGGCAAGTCGAGCGGCGCCATCACGGTGACCAGCATCTCTCCGCCGCGCGTGTTGCGACCCACGCCAAGGTCACATCACCATCATAATATCATCATAGGGACACCGGCT ACTGGTGGACAGACAATAATCTCAGGTCCGGGTCTCCAAGCGCAGTCAATATCAGTGAATCCGCTGACATCAGGCAAGTCATCGGACGGGTTACCTCCGCTGTCGTCCGGCGTGTCCATCCAGCAGGGCGGCGTGTCGGTGGTCACGCCGGCCGCCTGCTCGGGGCCCGTCACGGTCACGTCGCGCCGCGCCAACAACACCAGCGTCACCATGATCAACACCAACAACAACAACTCCAACAACACCAGCTCCAACCACCGCATCAGCGTGTTCGAGCCCTACCCCATGCGCGACACTGTGCAGCACTTCTGTGAGAAGCACTTGGATAAGATTAAAGCCTACATGGATAATGTGTCGTTAAGACTGCCGCCTCCTGCCAAGTGCACAATAGAAg AGCGTCGCTCCAAGAAGCAGGCCCGGCTGCAGTTCGTGTGCGGGCGGCGGGGCCCGCACTGCCTGTACGCGCGCGCGGCCTTCTCGCTGCGCACGCGGCTGGCGCGCGTGTGGATCCACCTCATGTTCCTGGCGCTGCAGGCGCGCCACGCCGCCGCGCTGTCCTCGCGGGACCCCACCGTGGCCTCGCTCAAGCACTGCTGGGACATCCTCAAGTGCGAAAACAAGACCTTCCTCACGCTCGTCACCGGCGCCTTCCCCGGGATCaag GAGCAAGAGATGCTGTTGAACGAGCTCCGCTCTGCGGGCTTCTTCGACGTGTTCGAGGTGGTCGCTCGCCGCACTGACGGTGCTGCTCTACCTCCTACCCAG GCGACATGGGGCTGCTTCCTGTGCACGCACCCGGAGCGCGCGCTGGGCTTCCTGGCGGCGGACGGCGCGCCCGTCATCGAGGGCCAGCTCAAGGAGAAGAAGGGCCGCTGGAGGCTGTTCCGCCGCTGGAGGACCAGGTACTTCACGCTCTCCGGCGCGCATCTCTCCTGCAAGGGATCT AGTGGGGGTGAAAGCATCGACATAAACCAGATACGGTCGGTGAAAGTATCCCGGGGTGCCCGCAACATCCCCAAGGCCTTCGAGATCTTCACGGGAGACCAGACTCTCATCCTCAAGCCCAAGGATGGGAAGAACGCGGAGGAGTGGGTGCAGTGTCTCAGTATTGCCGTGGCCCACTCCCAGGCTAGAGACGCCCCGGCCAAGGCGAACAGCCTGCCTGCAAGGGGGCTCACGCTCAAAAGCTTCTAG
- the LOC113504524 gene encoding mitochondrial E3 ubiquitin protein ligase 1, translating to MEFFSEIIGETVILGLDSLVLGFCIKQLSKCKHILNALQTAPVLDIDGTLNKEINKYSNNTIPYVVIRGLVKPLGNPITSNYNNSVTGVVQRLTIKEHVIARTSAGFWSDQTRTIHEVYNSTPFVLNSGKYSIEVVDALAAELLDMDVISDKFEPMSPGVIDHVWGFFSGVRQRGLQTMEEMLRDGSYITAIGELSRSNTGALKIQPPKDGLPLYLTTATKSSLLKRLASNRDFLRVLLVMVCTVAAVASSRIAYKLIKRRRRRAVEDSMKKQLAAGRRERRAHARERNLADVQLCVVCTENPKEIILLPCGHVCLCEDCSDNITDNCPICRERIESRAPAFIT from the exons ATGGAATTCTTTTCGGAGATTATCGGTGAAACTGTGATACTGGGACTAGACTCCCTTGTTTTGGGCTTTTGTATAAAACAGCTGAGTAAATGTAAACATATCCTGAATGCCTTGCag ACAGCTCCAGTTTTAGACATAGATGGCACTCTGAATAAAGAAATCAACAAGTATTCAAACAACACCATTCCTTACGTGGTGATCCGAGGTCTGGTGAAGCCCCTTGGGAACCCCATCACCAGTAACTACAACAACTCAGTCACTGGAGTTGTACAGAG GTTAACAATCAAAGAACATGTCATTGCTAGGACATCAGCAGGCTTCTGGTCAGACCAGACTCGCACAATACATGAAGTGTACAACTCCACACCGTTTGTGCTCAACAGCGGGAAGTATAGTATCGAAGTAGTGGATGCACTCGCTGCTGAGTTACTAG ACATGGACGTGATATCCGATAAGTTTGAGCCGATGTCGCCGGGGGTCATTGACCACGTGTGGGGCTTCTTCTCCGGCGTCCGGCAGCGCGGCCTGCAGACCATGGAGGAGATGTTGCGCGACGGATCCTACATCACCGCGATAGGAGAGCTCAGCAGAAGCAACACCGGAGCACTTAAGATACAACCACCTAAGGATGGACTACCACTTTATTTGACGACCGCTACTAAGTCCAGCTTATTGAAACGCCTGGCTAGCAACCGGGATTTCTTAAG agtGTTACTGGTGATGGTATGCACGGTGGCGGCGGTGGCATCGAGCCGCATCGCTTACAAGCTGATCAAGCGGCGCCGACGCCGCGCGGTCGAGGACTCCATGAAGAAGCAGCTGGCGGCCGGCCGCCGCGAGCGAAGGGCACACGCGCGCGAAAGGAATCTCGCCGACGTACAGCTGTGCGTCGTGTGCACGGAAAACCCTAAAGAG ATCATTCTGTTGCCGTGTGGCCACGTTTGCCTCTGCGAGGACTGCTCAGACAATATCACAGACAACTGTCCCATCTGTCGAGAGAGGATAGAGTCCAGAGCGCCCGCATTTATCACgtag
- the LOC113504521 gene encoding protein melted isoform X1, with protein sequence MHELLKHVLTERDLTRAGDIFAIPDADIVDDLNEVLKQITEISSRPDYCRNDRDQALIEICVTRVTSCIKETSTLEKYCEALVALLESCLHHNLMPLGHLRDDDPPHAKIASDIIACIVLVSFPLQSEKENYGNKRVMELFLPVAVQFLHKGNREISRHMARYLSLAAGHHAVLLKPHVQTIMDSIMSGNYPLCRILNNLYEVSPEPLEGHVPALVSLLPHAEPVEKSSLFALLEHIAARKPDALRTCLPQLLSYLCPNTARQNDPSCMCVDILQVVCSVSRSRAALVLEQAGAVRRAARAPHAAPAALTLVAHVLTQLGYTSRERAQEALNFVLERLSTAERGQQAALLRDATSLCSAYPALFTDKLLTAVRANTSNRPKSGSSQSEVNRTSTGVTIVRLGGGPTPVVPTSTTTTGSSSGSNAAVATVANTVSTAVGGASQTSGGATPAVGGYARRAKLGDSRSTGRLHPGPAPHRSMTRLNVAGGSVGGLHKSMTRLSSSQQINAPQNGTTNTVSNSKPSSSSSGVVGKSSGAITVTSISPPRVLRPTPRSHHHHNIIIGTPATGGQTIISGPGLQAQSISVNPLTSGKSSDGLPPLSSGVSIQQGGVSVVTPAACSGPVTVTSRRANNTSVTMINTNNNNSNNTSSNHRISVFEPYPMRDTVQHFCEKHLDKIKAYMDNVSLRLPPPAKCTIEERRSKKQARLQFVCGRRGPHCLYARAAFSLRTRLARVWIHLMFLALQARHAAALSSRDPTVASLKHCWDILKCENKTFLTLVTGAFPGIKEQEMLLNELRSAGFFDVFEVVARRTDGAALPPTQATWGCFLCTHPERALGFLAADGAPVIEGQLKEKKGRWRLFRRWRTRYFTLSGAHLSCKGSSGGESIDINQIRSVKVSRGARNIPKAFEIFTGDQTLILKPKDGKNAEEWVQCLSIAVAHSQARDAPAKANSLPARGLTLKSF encoded by the exons ATGCACGAGCTACTGAAGCATGTGCTGACGGAGCGGGACCTCACCCGCGCCGGCGATATCTTCGCGATCCCTGACGCCGACATCGTCGATGATCTGAATGAAGTT TTGAAGCAGATAACAGAGATTTCATCACGGCCAGATTACTGTCGGAACGACCGAGACCAGGCTCTGATAGAGATATGTGTTACGAGGGTCACGTCATGTATAAAGGAGACCAGTACACTGGAAAAGTACTGCGAGGCCCTTGTGGCCCTGCTGGAGTCCTGCTTACACCACAACCTGATGCCACTCGGCCACCTCCGAGATGATGATCCACCTCATGCTAAGATCGCTTCAGACATCATAGCATGCATTGTTTTG GTATCATTTCCCCTGCAATCGGAGAAGGAGAACTACGGCAACAAGCGCGTGATGGAGCTGTTCCTGCCGGTGGCGGTGCAGTTCCTACACAAGGGCAACCGTGAGATCTCCCGCCACATGGCGCGGTACCTCTCCCTGGCCGCCGGACACCACGCCGTGCTCCTCAAGCCTCATGTGCAGACCATCATGGACTCCATCATGTCTG GTAACTATCCCCTGTGTCGTATCCTGAACAACCTGTACGAGGTGTCCCCTGAGCCGCTGGAGGGTCACGTCCCAGCGCTGGTGTCGCTGCTGCCGCACGCCGAGCCCGTGGAGAAGAGCTCTCTGTTCGCGCTGCTCGAGCACATCGCCGCGCGCAAGCCCGACGCCCTGCGGACCTGCCTGCCGCAGCTGCTGTCCTACCTGTGCCCCAACACTGCGCGACAGAACGATCCCAGCTGCATGTGTGTGGATATACTGCAG GTGGTGTGCAGCGTGAGCCGCAGCCGCGCGGCGCTGGTGCTGGAGCAGGCGGGCGCGGTGCGgcgggccgcgcgcgcgccgcacgccgcgcccgccgcgctcaCGCTCGTCGCGCACGTGCTCACGCAGCTCGGGTACACCTCGCGG GAGCGTGCTCAGGAAGCCTTAAACTTTGTGTTGGAGCGGTTGTCGACAGCGGAACGCGGTCAGCAGGCGGCTTTACTACGGGACGCCACGTCGCTGTGCAGCGCTTACCCAGCACTTTTTACAGACAAACTTCTTACGGCCGTAAGGGCTAACACCAG CAACCGTCCAAAATCCGGTTCAAGTCAGAGCGAAGTAAACCGTACTTCAACTGGAGTAACCATTGTCCGCTTGGGTGGTGGTCCGACCCCGGTAGTGCCCACGAGTACTACGACTACAGGAAGTAGCAGTGGGAGCAATGCAGCTGTAGCGACTGTAGCCAACACAGTGTCTACGGCAGTGGGCGGGGCTTCACAGACTTCGGGTGGGGCTACGCCGGCCGTAGGCGGTTACGCTCGGCGCGCTAAGCTTGGTGACTCCCGTAGCACGGGCCGACTACATCCTGGTCCAGCGCCGCACCGCAGTATGACCAGACTCAACGTGGCAG GTGGTTCAGTGGGCGGTCTCCACAAGAGTATGACGCGACTGTCGTCGTCACAGCAGATCAACGCGCCTCAGAATGGGACTACTAATACAG TATCAAACAGCAAACCATCGTCGTCGTCCAGCGGTGTGGTGGGCAAGTCGAGCGGCGCCATCACGGTGACCAGCATCTCTCCGCCGCGCGTGTTGCGACCCACGCCAAGGTCACATCACCATCATAATATCATCATAGGGACACCGGCT ACTGGTGGACAGACAATAATCTCAGGTCCGGGTCTCCAAGCGCAGTCAATATCAGTGAATCCGCTGACATCAGGCAAGTCATCGGACGGGTTACCTCCGCTGTCGTCCGGCGTGTCCATCCAGCAGGGCGGCGTGTCGGTGGTCACGCCGGCCGCCTGCTCGGGGCCCGTCACGGTCACGTCGCGCCGCGCCAACAACACCAGCGTCACCATGATCAACACCAACAACAACAACTCCAACAACACCAGCTCCAACCACCGCATCAGCGTGTTCGAGCCCTACCCCATGCGCGACACTGTGCAGCACTTCTGTGAGAAGCACTTGGATAAGATTAAAGCCTACATGGATAATGTGTCGTTAAGACTGCCGCCTCCTGCCAAGTGCACAATAGAAg AGCGTCGCTCCAAGAAGCAGGCCCGGCTGCAGTTCGTGTGCGGGCGGCGGGGCCCGCACTGCCTGTACGCGCGCGCGGCCTTCTCGCTGCGCACGCGGCTGGCGCGCGTGTGGATCCACCTCATGTTCCTGGCGCTGCAGGCGCGCCACGCCGCCGCGCTGTCCTCGCGGGACCCCACCGTGGCCTCGCTCAAGCACTGCTGGGACATCCTCAAGTGCGAAAACAAGACCTTCCTCACGCTCGTCACCGGCGCCTTCCCCGGGATCaag GAGCAAGAGATGCTGTTGAACGAGCTCCGCTCTGCGGGCTTCTTCGACGTGTTCGAGGTGGTCGCTCGCCGCACTGACGGTGCTGCTCTACCTCCTACCCAG GCGACATGGGGCTGCTTCCTGTGCACGCACCCGGAGCGCGCGCTGGGCTTCCTGGCGGCGGACGGCGCGCCCGTCATCGAGGGCCAGCTCAAGGAGAAGAAGGGCCGCTGGAGGCTGTTCCGCCGCTGGAGGACCAGGTACTTCACGCTCTCCGGCGCGCATCTCTCCTGCAAGGGATCT AGTGGGGGTGAAAGCATCGACATAAACCAGATACGGTCGGTGAAAGTATCCCGGGGTGCCCGCAACATCCCCAAGGCCTTCGAGATCTTCACGGGAGACCAGACTCTCATCCTCAAGCCCAAGGATGGGAAGAACGCGGAGGAGTGGGTGCAGTGTCTCAGTATTGCCGTGGCCCACTCCCAGGCTAGAGACGCCCCGGCCAAGGCGAACAGCCTGCCTGCAAGGGGGCTCACGCTCAAAAGCTTCTAG
- the LOC113504528 gene encoding probable dual specificity protein phosphatase DDB_G0283417 has product MSFLDKLQNQKNKLKGTETIVTTVDGQRYVEKGSEVTAICPNTYGFVVDTKPDNIPILVSDYLYIGSQDCAVNSVIEAYNIKHVLSLGIKVDVVVNNKFINCLDVPETKIKDLLTECLPFIWRCVTSKEYILVHCNAGVSRTSTVAIAYLIHYKRMTFQEAYDIVKSKRPAIQPNAGFRKQLEALTPGNVI; this is encoded by the coding sequence ATGAGTTTCCTCGACAAGTTACAAAATCAGAAGAACAAATTAAAAGGCACGGAAACTATAGTGACTACGGTGGACGGCCAGCGATACGTCGAGAAGGGATCAGAAGTGACCGCCATTTGTCCCAACACATACGGATTTGTGGTTGACACGAAACCAGACAATATACCCATATTGGTCTCAGATTACTTGTACATAGGATCCCAAGATTGTGCTGTAAACAGCGTGATAGAGGCTTACAACATAAAACATGTCTTAAGTCTAGGTATTAAAGTCGACGTTGTTGTGAacaataagtttataaattgcttAGATGTGCCTGAAACTAAAATCAAAGATTTATTAACAGAATGTTTGCCGTTTATTTGGAGGTGTGTAACATCTAAAGAATATATTCTCGTGCATTGTAATGCAGGCGTATCAAGGACCTCAACGGTCGCTATCGcgtatttaatacattataagAGAATGACGTTTCAAGAAGCTTATGATATTGTGAAGAGTAAGAGGCCTGCGATACAACCAAATGCTGGGTTTAGGAAGCAACTCGAAGCACTAACCCCTGGAAATGTTATATAA